The genomic DNA TGCTTGCTATTTAGTCAAAGGATGCAGCTAACAAAAGGAGAAAACATGTCTAACTATACAAGCTTTTTTATTTcccaacaaagaaaaacatttcCACACAACAAAAGTTTATGTCAAgagcaaataaataaacaattgaaATTAAATAGACTACGCAAGGTCCATGAATATTACAGAAATGGACCGCATGCAGTCAATAGTTCTTGCAGTTGTAATCTTAGTCGTATGTTTAAGACCGGAGATGATTGTGAATTCAAGTTGTATTGTCAATCAAATTGTTGAAGTTAAAAcacaaacattctgatctctatCTATCGATCAACGTTTACCAACTATAGTGAGACTGCAGTCAATCAGGATCCGAATATTAGTATATTACCTTCAAGGAGACCTCTAAATAGGTCATCAACAGCAGATGAAAGTTTTTCATAGCTATCATAAGCATTGATGTCTATTTTTCTCCCAATAGGAACTCCATCCATATTGATCTTCACAAACAAGCCTTTACCAGAGTTGCTAATAGGTTTGTTACTATCAACAATAACCTTGTCTTGAACCATTGGTCGGGACTCAGTTGGCGGCTTAGAAGAGCTTCCACTTGCAATGTTCTTTCTGAATGAACGAATTGGAGGCCAACCTACTACCGGACTAGCAGCATTTCTGTTTTAGTTGGATCATcataatgatataaagttagaaatgaaaataatcggaaaaagtaataatcatcactgcataaaagaaaaatagccAAAATTCATATCTGCAACCACAATTACGGCCACAACGTTTAGGTTTTGTTATCTATGTGACTTCAATTGTGGTTTTATCAACAATACATTTATTCACAGTTAGACTGTAATATCAAGAATTACGACGTGATCGAAACCAACAGTTTAAATCtttataatataaacaacattcAGTTGCAATAACTCAATTGGCGCCACAATTGTGGTCACttttagacaaaataaaacatgatatCGCGGCTTGCAgactgcaatttaaaaccataaaCAAAGATACAACTTATAAGAGAAAAAAGCAAAGGAGTACCTTTTCTGAGACCTGTTTGGTAAAGCTGAATTTCTTGCAGAAGAAGGTGAGAATGTATTTTTCTCACCATCTTGCAAGTTTGTGCAACAAGGTTGTGATTGTGATGGATCCATCACTTGCATTGATGAGAGCTTAAGAAATGATGAATCTTTAGCATAACCAAGAGTGAGTGATGATTcttcatctctttcttttttgacattCTTCATGCTTTTTTCATTAACAAACTCTTCTTCACCAGGTGGACCAAGTCTAAGCTCCAACTTCCTCTCCTCTAAAGAACACTTGTGGCTTCTTTGCCACATCTTATTGCTtacaaaatttcttcaactttcttATTCTTCCTTTTTCTAGATTGAAACAAGTTGAATTGAATTGAGCCTTTTTGATATCTTGAAAA from Medicago truncatula cultivar Jemalong A17 chromosome 8, MtrunA17r5.0-ANR, whole genome shotgun sequence includes the following:
- the LOC11418902 gene encoding auxin-responsive protein IAA2, with translation MWQRSHKCSLEERKLELRLGPPGEEEFVNEKSMKNVKKERDEESSLTLGYAKDSSFLKLSSMQVMDPSQSQPCCTNLQDGEKNTFSPSSARNSALPNRSQKRNAASPVVGWPPIRSFRKNIASGSSSKPPTESRPMVQDKVIVDSNKPISNSGKGLFVKINMDGVPIGRKIDINAYDSYEKLSSAVDDLFRGLLEEINLSHGINKKQEEEDTGMKGSLTGSGEYTLVYEDNEGDKMLVGDVPWHMFVSTVKRLRVSKSSDLPAFNIGSKKD